The nucleotide window ACGCCCCCCGCGCAGAGAAGCGCCCGCACCGCGTGGCTCATCATGGCCTTGAGCTGATTGATGATTATGCCTGGCTTCGCGCGGACAACTGGCAGGATGTGATGCATGAGGGCCGAGCGGTTCTGAACAGCGACATTGAGGCCTATCTTGAGGCAGAAAACGCCTACACCGAAAAGGAAATGGCCGATACCGAAGCGCTTCAGGAAACCCTGTTCGAGGAAATGAAGGGCAGGATCAAGGAAGATGACAGCTCCGTGCCCGCACCCGATGGCCCCTATGCCTACGCCTCGCGCCATGTCGCCGGTGGCCAGTATCCGCTTTATGTCCGCACCCCACGGGATGGTGGCGAGGAAGAGGTGCTGCTGGATGGCAACAAGGAAGCCGAAGGACAAGATTTTTTCCGCCTTGCCTCAACCTCTCATAGCCCGGATCATCTGAAACTGGCATGGGCGGTGGACACCAAGGGCTCGGAGTTCTTTACCATCCGCGTGCGCGATCTGAGCACCGGCGAGGAAATGGATGACTTGCTGGAGAGCACCACCGGCGCTGCCGTCTGGAGCGAAGACAGCACCCACATCTATTACACCCTGCAGGATGACAACCACCGCCCGAGCCGGGTCTATCGCCACAAACTTGGCGCTTTGCAGGAAGACGACGAGCTGCTTTATGAAGAAGCGGATGCCGGTTTCTTTGTCGGTCTGGGCAAGAGCCAGTCGGGCAAATATATCTTCATCCAGTGCCATGACCACGAAACCAGCGAATGCTACTTCCTCTCTGCCGAGGACAACAGCAGCAAGCCGCTCCTCATCGCGGCGCGCGAAACCGGCATTGAATATAGCGTCGATGAAGGTCAGGGCATCTTCTACATCCTGACAAACGCAGGCGACGCCGAGGACTTCAAGCTGGTAACCGCATCCCCGACGCAGCCGGGCCGCGCCCACTGGCAGGACCTTGTGCCCCACCACACAGGTCGCCTGTTGATCAGCCATAGCATCTTCAAGGATTTTCTTGTCTGGATGGAGCGGGAAAACGGCCTGCCACGCATCCAGATCCGCAATATCCGGACCGGTGCCGTACATCCGATTGCCTTCGAAGAAGAGGCCTATTCGCTCGGGTTCCACGGCTCCATGGAATTTGACACCGACATCATCCGCTTTTCCTACTCATCGATGACGACCCCAAGCCGGATCTATGACTACAACATGGCGACGCGCTCGCGGGTGCTGCGCAAGGAGCAGGAAGTGCCGTCCGGGCACAATCCCGACGACTATGTCACGCGCCGCCTGATGGCTCCAGCCCACGACGGCGAGCTGGTACCCGTCACCCTGCTCTATCGCAAAGATACGGCGCTGGACGGGTCGGCACCCTGCCTGCTCTACGGTTATGGTTCCTACGGCATCTCCATTCCGGCAAGCTTCTCGACGACCGCCCTGTCGCTGGTCGACCGCGGCTTCGTCTATGCCATCGCCCACATTCGCGGTGGCAAGGAAAAGGGCTTTGCCTGGTACAGCAACGGCAAGCGCCAGACCAAGACCAACACTTTCATGGACTTCATTTCGGCGGGTGAATTTCTGGTGGCAGAAGGCTTTACCTCTGCTGGCAAGATCGTGGCAGAAGGCGGGTCTGCTGGCGGTATGCTGATGGGGGCAGTCAGCAACATGGCTCCGTCCCTCTTCTCCGGCATTCTGTCAATCGTTCCGTTTGTTGACGTGCTCAACACGATGCTTGACGACACGCTGCCACTGACGCCTCCGGAATGGCCGGAATGGGGCAACCCGATCGAGTCGAAAGAAGACTTCGAGTTCATTGCCGCCTACAGCCCCTATGACAATGTCACCGAACAGGACTACCCGGCCATTCTCGCCGTGGGAGGCCTCACAGACCCGCGGGTGACTTATTGGGAGCCGGCCAAATGGGTTGCCAAGCTGCGCGAAAAGCGGACCAACGAAAATCTGCTGCTGTTGAAGATCAACATGGGCAGCGGCCATGCTGGCGCTTCAGGTCGTTTCGACCGCCTGAAGGAAACTGCCCTTGAATATGCCTTTGCCATCAAGGTAAGTGGCAAGCTCTAAGGCAGATCCAGCCCCGACAAGAAAAGGCCGCCTGCAGTTTCTGCAGACGGCCTTTTTTGTCTTTGATCTGCCCGACTTGCTGCCCCACCACACCGAGTGTGGGATCAGCGTTTGGCGATGGCAGCTATACGCTTGACCAGTTCCTTGATCGGTCCGCCGCTCATATAGGCCTTGAGCGCCAGAGCCCCTAAAGGCGTCCGTGCCCGCGCCATCAGCCGCAATCGGCTTGCCTTCGCCCCGAAACTGGCCTTATAGCGCTCATCCCCGATCGTAAAGTCGGCGCGTGTGTCACCACACTCGACCCTGTGCGCCAGAATATAGTCGATCAAATGCAGGCCCGGGGACATCTTGCCATAGGCATCATTATCCATCCCCGCCAGAATGAAGTGATAGCAACGATCCTTGATAAACCCCAGCTCGATGCCGACGACGTCATCGCCAACATAGAGGGCCGTCACTTCGGCGAGACCGGTTTTCTCCCCTTCGATAGCAACGGCGCAGTAAAAGCCATAATAGTCCTGTTCCAGAAACAGGTCCTCGGGATAGCGGGAACGCCTTTGCTCTTGCAAAAGGCTCATCACCGAGAGGATTGCCTGCTCGCCGGAAATGACTTTCAGGACCACGTCTCCCTGCTGTTCCAGCCTTTTAAACTTGCGGCGCAGCCCAGTTCGGAAACTCTTGGAAAGAACCTCGTTGCGCCAGTCCTCATAAGGTGCCCAGATCGGCATGTCGTGGCTGGAGGACACCATGTCGGCGACAATCACCTTGCCAAGAAGATGCGCCAGCACCCTGTTGTCATCCTTCATCTTGCGAAAGAAGATCAGATGGCAGGGTTTCATCAGCTTGAGGACTTCGGCGCTGATCTTGTCATCCGCCAAAAGGGTTTCCTCGCAGTCTGGCCGCATCACGATGGCATTGTAATCGGCTGTACCCAGGTCGGCGGGCTCGACACATGAAAGCCCGGCGTAAGAAGTTCGCATCAAGGGCAACACAAGACAGAGACTGTCGTCCCGCTGATCCCGAACCGTGATCACCAGAGCCCGCACACCACAGGCGGGGGCCAGCTTGGCATAGAGCAGAGACAGCCATTGCGGATCCTGAAAAACGGTCGCGTCGCTTGCTTCAAACAGGGCTCGATAATCCGATCCCTCGAAATCGAAGTGATCGTGGGCCTCGACTTTATAGGACTTGCTGAGAGGCACGTCCGGTCTCCTTTGGTAAAGCTCTAAAGTGCAATCTTTGCCAGTCAGCCAATTCAAACACCGTCGCTGCAGTCAGCAACCTCAGGCAACTCAGAAACACCATCAAATAATCGTGAGGCGTACCCCAAAAATGCTTAGTTTCAGACGCTCCCTTGCTTTCGGATGTCTGCTATTGATTTGTTGCGGGAAACGTTTGTGAAAAGCATATGCTGCTATAGTTCACATATATTTAAAATTAAAAGAAGAATCGAAAAAAGTTATAATCATTACTAGGTTCCCGACACACATAACACACCACGGGCGCAGAAGATGAAACACCTTCCGCGCACGCCACTCTCGGTAAAACCTATCAGGTTGGTCCTAGACCAACCTGCGATATTCAATCATCCGGGCACGGCTGAGCACCAGTTCGAACCGATCCTCGTCAAGCATGTTGAGGCAGATGCGTTTGATCCAGAGGCTGTCCTTGAGGGTAAACAGGTAACGTCCACCTCCGAGAGCCAGTAGCGGCATCGTCTGACGCGTCGGCCCCACGCCCATGACGACGGCGCCGTTCTCGATGGAGAGAAAGGCCCCCTCCTCGTTGTGCCAGATGCCAGCAAGTCCACTCTTCTGGTCCTCGTCAGGCGTCGTTGGGGCGACCGGCAACAGGCGACGGGGAACATACCCGATGGTACCCACCAGAGCCTCGCCATCCCATTCAAGCGCCAGTTCGGAAGTGGTTGATCTTGACGATACGGCCTTGCCGTCAGCTTCATAGAGTGTTCCGCCATCATCGATCCAAGTTGCCGTGCTACCTGCAACCTCCAGCCAGAAGGGGCCGTCCTTTGCGACATAGAGGCCATCGGGAATGCGGTCACTTGCAGCCGATGGCATAGGCAGGCCAAGCAAAGCGGCCATGACCCTTGAGGCTGAGCCACGAGAATCCACTTCGTCCCGATTGGACAGCAGAACGACGCCTGTGCCACTCTCCCGGTCCATCATGATATAGGCCTTGTAGCCGGGGTGGCTACCGCCATGACCAACCAACACGCGATCCCCAAGGAGGGTGTCCGTGATGCCGAGGCCGTAACCCGTGACGGTGCCATTCTTCAGACGGCGCGGAGCGGAAAGCCTATCGAGAACACCGGCAAAGAGGCCCTCACCGGCCATCAAGGCACGTAGCCACTTGCTCATGTCGCAGGCACTGGCCGCAAGACTACCCGAGGCGGAAATCTGCAAACCGGCAGAGGACAGCAGCCATTTTTCGCCATTGAACCAGTAGCCGGGATAAAGATCCTTCACCGGATCGGCCCACAGGTGTGGCGCATCGAAGGATGTGCCCAAAAGGCTGTTGACCTCATTCTCAAGGAAGGATTTGAGGAACACGCCCTTCCGTTCCAGAATGATTTCGACCAGCCGGTAGCCAGTGTTGGAATAGGAAACCTCGGTGCCTGCCTCGAAATTGAGTCGCGTCTGGCGCGCCATGTAGGCATGGTTCTCGGCACTGCCGGTTTCATTGTAAACCGAGAGGCCCAGAAGCGTAAGGCATTCGCGCATGTCGGGCAGACCGCCGCTCATGTCCAGCGCCTGACCAACGGTGACATCCGCAAGCGGAGCGGAGAGTTCGGGCAGATGGTCTCCCAAACGATCGTCAAGCGACAGAAGCTGCGGATGCTGAAGCACCATAGTGCAGAAAACATGCTTGGTGATGGAGGCAAAACGGCCGACACTGTTGACAGAGAAGGCCTTGCCGGAACTGAGGTTTTCAAGGCCGGCACTGACGCTCATGCGGTCGCCGTCCTTGTCGAACCCAAGGATGATGCCGCCCGGTTCGTTCGCGGCCCATTGAGCACAGATGGCTTGAGCCGCGCGTTCGGCTTCCTGCCAGTTGGGTGCATTGGTCATGATTTTGCTCTTTTTCTTGAATGATTTGCGGGAACAGGCTGACAACGACAGCCTCTTTGGCAAGCGACAGGTCTGGCTTTCGGCAGGCTTGGGGCCCTTTCTTTTCGCCAATTGCCAGAGAGAAATCAAGCCATACGGGGTTTTCCAAACCATATTGTTTTACTAAGCTCTCGGCTACCGGCCCCTTGTTGCAGAGGCGCAGGAATTCTGTCA belongs to uncultured Cohaesibacter sp. and includes:
- a CDS encoding S9 family peptidase, yielding MSEPNATSFAKAAFPLDAPRAEKRPHRVAHHGLELIDDYAWLRADNWQDVMHEGRAVLNSDIEAYLEAENAYTEKEMADTEALQETLFEEMKGRIKEDDSSVPAPDGPYAYASRHVAGGQYPLYVRTPRDGGEEEVLLDGNKEAEGQDFFRLASTSHSPDHLKLAWAVDTKGSEFFTIRVRDLSTGEEMDDLLESTTGAAVWSEDSTHIYYTLQDDNHRPSRVYRHKLGALQEDDELLYEEADAGFFVGLGKSQSGKYIFIQCHDHETSECYFLSAEDNSSKPLLIAARETGIEYSVDEGQGIFYILTNAGDAEDFKLVTASPTQPGRAHWQDLVPHHTGRLLISHSIFKDFLVWMERENGLPRIQIRNIRTGAVHPIAFEEEAYSLGFHGSMEFDTDIIRFSYSSMTTPSRIYDYNMATRSRVLRKEQEVPSGHNPDDYVTRRLMAPAHDGELVPVTLLYRKDTALDGSAPCLLYGYGSYGISIPASFSTTALSLVDRGFVYAIAHIRGGKEKGFAWYSNGKRQTKTNTFMDFISAGEFLVAEGFTSAGKIVAEGGSAGGMLMGAVSNMAPSLFSGILSIVPFVDVLNTMLDDTLPLTPPEWPEWGNPIESKEDFEFIAAYSPYDNVTEQDYPAILAVGGLTDPRVTYWEPAKWVAKLREKRTNENLLLLKINMGSGHAGASGRFDRLKETALEYAFAIKVSGKL
- a CDS encoding GNAT family N-acetyltransferase; the protein is MPLSKSYKVEAHDHFDFEGSDYRALFEASDATVFQDPQWLSLLYAKLAPACGVRALVITVRDQRDDSLCLVLPLMRTSYAGLSCVEPADLGTADYNAIVMRPDCEETLLADDKISAEVLKLMKPCHLIFFRKMKDDNRVLAHLLGKVIVADMVSSSHDMPIWAPYEDWRNEVLSKSFRTGLRRKFKRLEQQGDVVLKVISGEQAILSVMSLLQEQRRSRYPEDLFLEQDYYGFYCAVAIEGEKTGLAEVTALYVGDDVVGIELGFIKDRCYHFILAGMDNDAYGKMSPGLHLIDYILAHRVECGDTRADFTIGDERYKASFGAKASRLRLMARARTPLGALALKAYMSGGPIKELVKRIAAIAKR
- a CDS encoding serine hydrolase domain-containing protein translates to MTNAPNWQEAERAAQAICAQWAANEPGGIILGFDKDGDRMSVSAGLENLSSGKAFSVNSVGRFASITKHVFCTMVLQHPQLLSLDDRLGDHLPELSAPLADVTVGQALDMSGGLPDMRECLTLLGLSVYNETGSAENHAYMARQTRLNFEAGTEVSYSNTGYRLVEIILERKGVFLKSFLENEVNSLLGTSFDAPHLWADPVKDLYPGYWFNGEKWLLSSAGLQISASGSLAASACDMSKWLRALMAGEGLFAGVLDRLSAPRRLKNGTVTGYGLGITDTLLGDRVLVGHGGSHPGYKAYIMMDRESGTGVVLLSNRDEVDSRGSASRVMAALLGLPMPSAASDRIPDGLYVAKDGPFWLEVAGSTATWIDDGGTLYEADGKAVSSRSTTSELALEWDGEALVGTIGYVPRRLLPVAPTTPDEDQKSGLAGIWHNEEGAFLSIENGAVVMGVGPTRQTMPLLALGGGRYLFTLKDSLWIKRICLNMLDEDRFELVLSRARMIEYRRLV